From a single Solenopsis invicta isolate M01_SB chromosome 4, UNIL_Sinv_3.0, whole genome shotgun sequence genomic region:
- the LOC105195721 gene encoding uncharacterized protein LOC105195721, translating to MTPRYDNAFVVSVGRCLWRIQRRPGTDISDSRAGVRIIQYENRLLYHQYIISTDDDGNGVQSASKRATAKEENRCAHDAQTKIGPMASAAAFILLNTCKLR from the exons ATGACGCCTCGTTATGACAACGCGTTCGTGGTTAGTGTAGGTAGATGCCTCTGGCGAATCCAGAGGCGGCCAGGAACTGACATTTCCGACTCGAGAGCCGGCGTAAG aatcATTCAGTATGAGAATCGGCTTTTATATCATCAGTATATTATTTCTACTGATGATGACGGTAACGGCGTTCAGAGTGCCAGTAAGCGTGCTACGGCAAAAGAAGAGAATCGGTGCGCACATGATGCGCAAACCAAGATTGGCCCTATGGCATCGGCAGCAGCGTTCATTCTCCTAAACACTTGCAAGCTACGATAA